One Palaemon carinicauda isolate YSFRI2023 chromosome 5, ASM3689809v2, whole genome shotgun sequence DNA window includes the following coding sequences:
- the LOC137640463 gene encoding trypsin-2-like, which yields MVPGILFYYILSTATIKRFDGSNALEIGPKANDSQLFSKANVSESLAETNASGILPTTCGLAAQSRIVGGVESKNMQWPWIVSLRFSWGQHFCGGFLVTESHVITAAHCVSYFSDLPQHLKIAAGSNHVEEEVIVAQIKAITIHPSFGNTSVFDSDVAVLELMQPLKFNLLVAPVCLPQTDAKVGQSVVAVGWGKTSEEAESFSQVLNHVDITVLEMEKCSSTYESLFNEDMLCAGSLEKGLDSCLGDSGGPLLALGDDGSWQALAIISFGKGCGDPGFPGVYTNLYKFSGWLKSVFLNK from the coding sequence ATGGTCCCTGGAATTTTGTTCTATTATATCCTATCAACGGCTACAATCAAGCGTTTTGACGGAAGCAATGCTTTAGAAATAGGACCGAAAGCCAATGACTCACAGTTATTCTCAAAGGCCAATGTCTCAGAATCCCTCGCGGAAACAAATGCGTCTGGAATACTACCGACAACATGTGGCCTGGCCGCCCAATCTCGAATTGTGGGAGGCGTTGAATCTAAGAATATGCAGTGGCCTTGGATTGTCAGCTTGCGATTTTCGTGGGGTCAGCACTTCTGCGGTGGGTTCTTGGTTACCGAGTCCCATGTCATTACGGCAGCACACTGCGTCAGCTACTTCAGCGATCTACCACAGCATTTGAAGATTGCTGCAGGATCCAACCATGTGGAGGAAGAGGTGATTGTTGCCCAAATAAAAGCCATCACTATACACCCATCATTCGGTAACACGAGCGTATTCGATTCAGACGTCGCTGTTCTGGAACTGATGCAACCCTTGAAATTCAACTTGCTAGTGGCCCCGGTGTGTTTGCCCCAGACGGATGCCAAAGTAGGGCAATCAGTGGTGGCTGTAGGATGGGGGAAGACAAGTGAAGAAGCAGAGTCTTTCAGTCAGGTTCTTAATCACGTGGATATAACAGTGCTCGAGATGGAGAAGTGCTCTTCGACTTATGAAAGTTTGTTTAATGAAGATATGCTCTGCGCTGGAAGCTTGGAAAAGGGGCTAGACTCTTGCTTAGGGGACTCCGGTGGGCCATTGCTAGCTCTGGGTGATGATGGTTCTTGGCAAGCATTGGCTATAATAAGTTTTGGGAAAGGGTGTGGTGACCCTGGTTTTCCAGGAGTTTATACTAATCTCTATAAATTTTCTGGCTGGCTGAAAAGTGTgtttcttaataaataa